The genomic segment AATTGATTGTTTTTTAGGTTTTCATATAtgtcaaaataaatttatctcttataattttaaaaatatcaaaaagttTTGCAAACATCTAGAATTTGTTGAAATCAATATCAAGAGTTTCAACTGAGAGAATGATAAGTAATAGCTGAAGTTAGTTgttacaaagagttgtataaattaaaatattttttactattTGTTCATATATAGCCGTTTCTTGTTATCTGTCAATTGAACTATATATACTTGATCACCAGTTAAATTGGATTTTTCTTCACTTATTCAATTTTCAGTGGTTCAGCTAAGCTAGTTTTCAAGAATATCTCTTAGCAAGCTAAAAACCGCAAAGAACATTTCAAAgtttagaaattttttataaagagtttattcaccagCTATAAACTATATTTCGttcccaacaaataataatattgaattGACTTGAATAATTGAAGTTTACTTACAAAAAAATTAGCTCCGACTTATTTATCGTCTTTcgtaaattaaatcaatataaaaaaatatttatattgatagataaaaatattttaaataagtaaatgtTATCCGGATCCAACTactagttttaaaaaaatttaaaaatcacaatcataaattacaaaataaatagGGTTCTATCAAGAAGTTtacaatatcaataaaattcctacaaaataaATCTAACAtattatgttaaaatatttataaatatgtgATATTCTACGAAAATTAATAGAAATCTATCAACTTCACGAAAATCTTATTTAAAAAGTCTGCAAATCTCTGTAATGAATAAAACCCTTTTAAATTTTACAAATTAATCTATGTATTGATATACCACGAATGGGCCCATCAAGATCAGACCTTAAACCGAATTTTGGACTCTCGGCCTATCCCTAGCTAAGGTAGAAGACCCATGATGGAACTCATGTATtgtcctataaataccaggtttgagagTCTAACTATTCAGTCAATTTATTGACTTTCTGCGACACCTTTAGCTGCTCTCTAATTATATTCTCAGTTTTTAACTTGAGCGTCGAAGGGACTACGCTGGGACACCCTTCAGGCCAGGTCCCCTTGTAACGGTCTCCTTCGTGATTTCAGGTCTAGAGTAAATTCGAGATCTGAATTCAAACTGCTATTATCTACTGGAACCGAATCCTAAATTTTCAATGAATATCATGTATAAATTCAAATTATCATTCTCACAAAGGACGATAACAAACTTTAAAATTCTATTAAAAAAAACCACACCAACATAATTTTTATACGTTTATATTATGTAATTAATATAGGCCTTAAATTTGtccaattaaatataaaaaaaatttccatttAAAAAGATTTGCTAGATTATAAGCAAAAAGTCATGAGCAATGGTCTATAAACTCTCTCAttataaattcataatattTGAATTCAAGCCAAACTTCCAATCAAATATAATGCTTTATTGATGATAATCACAAAAttctaaaaatttgaaaatttaatgagTCAAAGATGGAGCTTGGAAAGTcttttaatgaaatcaagtaAATAAGCTTCGTGCCCAAAATTcatttcaaaatattatcaaattttgattttctgACAATATATATTTGACGCAATGTTTAATAATCTACGATATAGTAAAACAACGCTCAATTTACGAGACATCCTAGTTTCCAATATTGCGTAAAATGTTGGCACAAATTCAACCATGCATgtcttaatatttttttaggttTTTGTCGGGGGTAAGTAAAAAGTGACAGAAAATGTTCCATCTCCACAGATATATTGACAAAGTCAAGTGTCAGCAATGCATGTATTTTGCAGGCACGGCCGAAATCGTTGAACATCTTGTATAATTTGATCGAGTTCACGGATCACATAAATGAGTCAAGTTCGAGTTCGTGAACAGGCTCGCGAGCTAACGAGCCAAAATCTTTAAACTTGAGCTCGACTCAATAAGATTAAGAAACAAACTCGAACAAACTCTGTACTAAGCCAAGCTCTGGATAACTCGTGAATGTCCAGGTTCATTTAGATCTCTATAATATAATGTAATATAAGGGTAGTCTCAGGATTCGCACTTTTGGGTTGTCTTCctcatttatttatatatattaggtGAATGTTTTTTTGAGTTGTTGATTAATAACAGATAAAATATTGAAACTTTGATCCAGATCGAGAGATCTtgcaattaaaaatatttacagATAATGTACAAACACTAGTAATTATATTTTCTCTATGAAAATCTTTCAAATGTGTGTTCGTCATATGAAGAAAAACGGTCCATACGGCTTGGTTCATGGCTAGGACGATGCAGGTATCCAACTAGGTCTTGGCTGGATGGGTAGTGTCAGATTAAAATTGATGTTCatctgtattttttttataaaaaaattaaagaattttatttcttctaaaaatatatatttttaatatcatAGATAATATGGTTGAGCCAAAATTTTTGATATGGTCCCGACAAAAACCATAGACCAATTTATGTTTTactatattaatattaataggAAAAAAACTGGTGGTGGAATAGATGTTTGCATGTCGGCTGAATCCACAAATTTAGTTAAAATGCAAACATTTAAATGCCTTGGTACTAATATTtattggcaaaaatttgtgtgagacggtctcatgagtcgtattttgtaagaggGATATCtcatttgggtcattcatgaaaattattactttttatgctaaaagtattactttttattgtgaatataagTAGGGCtgaaccgtctcacaaataaagattcgtgaaaccgtctcacaagaaacataCTCATATTTATTTTTAGAGTTGTCAAACCGGTTGACCCTGCTCAGCACACCTTGTCGGCCGGACTACCAATCTTTCGGACTGAAAAATCTCAATAAACCTTGCCCGTTGCAGGTTAGACGGGccaaaataccaaaaaaaaaaattaattaaaaatatgagCACAAAGTCAATTGAGATTTCAAACAAAAATATCAACAACATTACATAAATGTCACAATCAAACAAATCTGTAACATTTCAATGCTACTGTTTATATTTTGAGTAAAAAACTACTTATCCAAACAATATGAATAATATAAAGTCAAACTTAATTATAAAAAGGTAAAAAtattaaacattaaaaaaacaTCAAATACAAGTCTTAAATTCTCAAAATGAATACTTTAAATGTAAGTATCTTGAATCTTGATGCAACAATTAACAAAAACttaatgtttaattaaaaattttaattttttaagaaattggcTGGCCAAACCGACCCGTCTCAACACGTAACCTAAACAAAGCgcctattttttttatgaccaaCCCGATGAACCTAAACTGTTTCGACAACTTTACTAATAATTGGacatgacaaaaatttgtgtgagatagtctcacgggtcatattttgtgaaacgagatctcttatttaggtcatccatgaaaaaatattactttttatgctaagattattacattttattgtgaatatcagtagacttgacccgtctcacatataaagattcattatatcgtctcacaagagacctactcattggACTGGAAGATAGATTTTATTATAACCAACGAATAAAATTtaatgtaattttttatttcagaGAACAAGGAACCACGGACCCATGTTATCCACCCAATTCTTGAAAATCACCACACGCCAATAATAAAATCCTCCAGAAATTTCACTGCAACATTTTTGcacaaattttattaatgtAATTGGACTAGTTGTCGacagtataatttttttttagggAACTACACTCATCTATCAATATGAATTATGATTATCCGTATAAGTGCAGATACCACAAAAGATTGGCTATGACTTTTTCCATTTATTGTCCATAATCTGAACTAAAAGTTCCAATGCCTTCTTCTTAGGTAGGTGTGGCACCATTGCGATTAACATTTCAAAGTTTGGCAATGGCATGTGCAGTTAAATTTGATCTTACAGGGAGCTCTAAATCTTCCCAGTCATCCTCGTCTAGCTTGGTGAAGTATCGATCCACCATTTCCTCAGTCACGTCCTCTATCTTGGCAGGATTCCACTGCAAAATCAGATCGAGAGAAAGAAGAAAAGAATATCTCAGTAAACAGCAGAAAGTTCACATCCATTTTTATTTGTCATGTGGACGAGGATGGGGAAGTAACAATGTACCTTAGGATTTCTATCCTTGTCCAGTAGTATAGCTCTGCAACCCTGAATttggagaatattttattttttgtcaaAAGGCAACATACATAGAGGAAAAGGAGGAGTTAGTTTTTATTGTACCTCGACAAAGTCTTTACTAATTTCTCCCCGCACGACATGACAAACCATTCTGAATTCTCGGATAAGGCATTTACCCACGCCTTGGAGTCGCCCTTCTCTAATCTTGAAGAGAATTGCCAATGAAACAGGTAAAAATATCAGGCCTTTGAATATCGTAACTCCTATCCTCCAAAGTtttttccatggtcaaattctTCTACTTTCATGGATTTGAGTGTTATGTCTGAGTCGGTAGTATGCTATCAATAATATTGAGCTCTTCACAAATATTTTACTATGACAAGCCTCAGGCCTCACCAGAAAACAACAAAAGATATTCGAAAGGCAAAAACTTAAGTCCATATAACTTCAAGCGGGTACAAAAAATCTCAGCTGAATCACCTTACgaagaaaatttacaaagatTTATAGTGAATTAATGAAGGTAATCACGAGCAGTTTCTGAAGCATAAAAAGTATTTCGATATGTCATTTATGATGGCTTTCCGTGTAACAGATATCAAACCAGTCTGAAAAACATGGAGAATTCAATATCTAAGTCTGCATAAAACAAACTTATTCTGAGAAACATTTTGTGAAGCATCCAAAATTTGCTAATATAttgttatttttctttaaacatTTTTTAAGAGTCATCAGGCAACTGCTTGAAGACTCAAGATCAAGGTTCGAAAGATGTTCAAAAGTGTTGAATTTTGAACATGGGGTGCGGCTAAGGCATAGTAGAATAAACATGCACACCGATCCGTACCGATCTGAGAGAAATTTTAAGGCTTGTTGGAGAAGCTTTCCTCAATGTCTGAATTGTGGAAGTGATCCATTCATCCTTCTCATTATTTTCTATCTCCTAGAAAAGTGGAAGTAAATAAGGGTCCGAAACTGACAAAAATGAATGTTTCCATGGCAAGGGGCACAAAATAAATCTGATATCCCATGTCAACTTACAAGGGAACCTATAATGTCCTCAATTGTTCTTCGGGAAAAGCACTTATTGATGATGTTCAACCTGCAGATGTAAAAAAAGATGAAGAAGAGCGGCTTAGCCAAATGCAAAATTTCTAAGATGTTTAGCATACCATAGACAAAGATCCTTGACAAAAATGTAAAAAGGGTAAGTAAGAGTAAAATAAAGCATCAAGTCAACAACTCCCGAGGAAAACTTCATCCAATGATGTTTACATAGGCAGGGATAACTTTTAAGCagtcaaaaaataaaaacaacagAGTCAGTATTTACATGTTACGACTCACGAGCATAAACTAGAGAAACAGTAAAGTTAAGCAACGACCAAAAGACGTGTCGCAGACTACCAATGGAAAAtggaaaatggaaaaaaaatgtaCAAGCATCAATTTCCATTACATCCACAAACTTGCGTCTTCTAGGTAGTGTTACACATGAAGGAAACTTTTAGTTGAGGGTAAAGCACATAATGGTAACAACTTGTTCAAGTCCCACACcatcaataaataacaatatAGCAGACTAACAAGTCGCTGTTAAATGATTACGTTATTCTTGAGTTGAATCTTTAGGAAGCGGGGTTAACTTCTCCAGTCCAAAAAACATATCCCAGCACTAAAGACTTCAAACACTATTACCTGTAGTAAACACTATTCTTTTTCAATTGTGGTACATGCGAAAATTGACTGATAGTAGAAGAGGTGACAGCTGGATCACTAGAATCTGCTTTACACAGAGCTTCTTCTAACAATGATAATCTCTGTCCAATAATAAaagataaatcaaaataatgatGATTTTCTGCAACATATGAAAGGCATACTTGGAATTGGTTGAATTAGCATAAATGATAGCGCAACTAAATGCTGGAGATGTGATTATACCTCTGATGGGACAAAGTGAGTTGCTAGACCACAAGCGAGCATCTCAGCACCATCCAACCTTGCACCTGTCAGACCAACATATTCTCCTGGCAAAAAGGGAACGCTACATTATATGAAACAAACAAAGATTCTGTTTTCCCAAGTTAATAAACAACACAAGCATTACATTAGGACCACCAATATCACAAAAACAGAATAATAAAAAGATATTTTTCAAGCTGACGTCCAGAAATATGCATAACAACTAGATACATAAATATGCAcacaaaaacaataataattcTTCCAAGTTCTTGAATATATGTACATTATTGATGAAACATATCTGCCCAGGAGCAGAAACGGAGCACTTCACAAGTTTCTCCAATTTATGAACATCAAACCTAACATGCAAAAAGAACGTCATAGAACTAACGATATTTAATAAGAAGTCCTTGGGGCTtattaaattttagaaaattgttAAAAGTGTCAACTCTATTTTAGTTGGCATTTATGAGAATCGTTAAAAACTCTTTGTCAGGGAATTCCCCAAGAAGTCATCAAGTAAGTGATGGTAATAGCAGTTAACTATATACTTAACACAAATGTGACAAATATTACATGGGCTCACATTCAGATGTTGGTTGTTCATACAAGTCTAGGAGACCAACTAGACCAATTTTGGGGTATGAGCGAAATTTGATATAGGGGTACAAGGGTTGAGCTGAAACTATCCAAAAATGGACTAATATTGAAAAAATCCAACTTCCATGCCCTGTATAGCATAAGGGTAATTTCGTCCTAAGCAAGTGTAATTTCAAAAAATGCAGGTGCTTGCCACACAAGAAATTGTTGTGTTATCAGTCATGTTCTGTATTTCGTTTATTTGTGGAACAAAGCACATTTTCTTTGATCCAACTTTTCGATTTCTAAAATCTGCCGTTTTAGGCAAGTTATGTAGCTTATCATTTGGCAAAGCAGTTGGTGTCGAATACCCAATCATATGATGATACTTTCTATGTCAAAATCGGGAGGCAAAGAAAATCTGACAGTAGGTAGAAGGTAAGCCACATCTACTTTGATAATATTCTCCACATGTGGATGAAAGATATGGTGTATCTACCTCAAAACAAGAGATCTGAAAAAGCAAAGGGGCATAACAGAATTTACCGAAGAAACCAGGGATTCTTGACAAATAGTAAGAGGAGCCTACGTCAGGGAAGAGTCCCAATGCGGTTTCAGGCATGGAAAAAAGCTGCAAGAAGTTTAATACATAAATGACAATATTCAGCAACAGAAATGATAAATTTGATACCGAGGGAATATAGCAATAAAATATCATACAACACATTATTCCATCAGGGCACATGCCTGAATTTGTGTATGTAAACAAATATAAAgacaaatgaaaaaataaaggcTAAAAGCAATCTGCCATACACAATGCTACTAATACGTAATAAAGAATATAACAGGAAAGGTTGAACCTTGAAGGAAATTCATTATTTATATCTGAAGACTAGCGTTTAAATAGATTTcagaaaattttaatattaaaccAACAATTAGCCTATTTCTTGGTCAAAAAGACAAAAACATAAAGTGCCAACATGGGCGGTTGTAAATTATCAAGATAAAACATGAAATCCGTGAAATCATGGAAAGAATAGACAAATACCGAGTTCTCTGTAGCGACACGAAATCTACCATGTACAGAAGCACCTGCTCCTCCTCCCATGACAATACCATTGAGAATTGAAACCTTAAAATAcatttgcaaaataaacaatAAGGACTACTGAAATGACAGTTGCAAGCATCTTAATATCCACAAATAatttaactaattttttttaaaagactGGAAATCTTTTTCTACCGTCAGCACCTGGGGTTTACTGTATGTCGCCATCACATAATTCAAAGTAAATTCCTTTCTGAAATAACTGGCACCAGACCTCCAATTACCTGATGCTCACATAAATATTAAGAGTCAACAACCATATAATTGGATCCTAACATACTGCTAAGTAGAGTGCTGACAGGTGAGTTCAACAAACCAGAAATGGCTAATCAAAATAAAAGGAATTCAATAAACACTATCAGGAAATAAAAGCTTGTGGATTAATTCGCCCATTAACTCAAATGCAGACTCAACATATATCCAGAGCCAAGTTTAATCACTACAAAAATTAGATTTTTCTTGCACTCCATTGTACTAGAAAACCTCAAATTGAGTGATTGCAACCTGAGGTCATAGTTGATTGAACTCAAGGATTTGGTTCCTTGTTTctaacaattaattaattaaagtctGTACCTTGAGTGATATCACGAACAACC from the Primulina tabacum isolate GXHZ01 chromosome 8, ASM2559414v2, whole genome shotgun sequence genome contains:
- the LOC142553140 gene encoding 3-hydroxyisobutyryl-CoA hydrolase 1-like isoform X1; this translates as MASIYSTNGETDQVLVEEKFSVRIFTLNRPKQLNALSFEMVSRLLELLIACREDSTVKLLILKGKGRAFCAGGDVAAVVRDITQGNWRSGASYFRKEFTLNYVMATYSKPQVSILNGIVMGGGAGASVHGRFRVATENSLFSMPETALGLFPDVGSSYYLSRIPGFFGEYVGLTGARLDGAEMLACGLATHFVPSERLSLLEEALCKADSSDPAVTSSTISQFSHVPQLKKNSVYYRLNIINKCFSRRTIEDIIGSLEIENNEKDEWITSTIQTLRKASPTSLKISLRSIREGRLQGVGKCLIREFRMVCHVVRGEISKDFVEGCRAILLDKDRNPKWNPAKIEDVTEEMVDRYFTKLDEDDWEDLELPVRSNLTAHAIAKL
- the LOC142553140 gene encoding 3-hydroxyisobutyryl-CoA hydrolase 1-like isoform X2, producing MASIYSTNGETDQVLVEEKFSVRIFTLNRPKQLNALSFEMGKGRAFCAGGDVAAVVRDITQGNWRSGASYFRKEFTLNYVMATYSKPQVSILNGIVMGGGAGASVHGRFRVATENSLFSMPETALGLFPDVGSSYYLSRIPGFFGEYVGLTGARLDGAEMLACGLATHFVPSERLSLLEEALCKADSSDPAVTSSTISQFSHVPQLKKNSVYYRLNIINKCFSRRTIEDIIGSLEIENNEKDEWITSTIQTLRKASPTSLKISLRSIREGRLQGVGKCLIREFRMVCHVVRGEISKDFVEGCRAILLDKDRNPKWNPAKIEDVTEEMVDRYFTKLDEDDWEDLELPVRSNLTAHAIAKL